From the Deinococcus hopiensis KR-140 genome, one window contains:
- a CDS encoding AfsR/SARP family transcriptional regulator: MLALNLHSLGRTEVLLDGQPISWRAESARDLVLFLLSCPEGQSRDEIIDALWHEDPSAATGNRFRVTLHRARTALGSPSTIVEEHGMYRLSDDVLRSSDVFKLYAALRDAEHADGDARYSALSRAVDAYAGDFLPHIRTDWAHRAREEHRSAYTRARIERSLLNCEHLHCDLAVQDLVAALRSDPFLGENYHQKLMTCLSMVEGKYAATEHYRRFVRFLQDDLSDTPMPETVALAQQVKAGERLCTRKPGDPPRGDTPLTHNCPLTSDGHCPGQYAALLQLA, from the coding sequence ATGCTTGCCCTAAATCTTCACTCCCTCGGCCGTACGGAAGTCCTCCTCGACGGTCAGCCCATCTCCTGGCGTGCTGAGAGCGCCCGCGACCTTGTGTTGTTCCTCCTGAGCTGTCCTGAAGGTCAGTCCAGAGATGAAATTATCGACGCCCTCTGGCATGAAGATCCCTCTGCCGCGACTGGCAACCGTTTCCGCGTGACCCTTCACCGCGCGCGCACCGCCTTGGGCTCTCCCAGCACCATTGTGGAAGAGCACGGAATGTACCGCCTGTCGGATGACGTCCTGCGCTCCAGCGACGTCTTCAAACTGTACGCGGCGTTGAGGGATGCCGAACATGCCGACGGTGACGCCCGTTACTCCGCACTCAGTCGTGCGGTGGACGCCTATGCTGGCGACTTCCTTCCTCACATTCGGACAGACTGGGCACACCGTGCGCGGGAAGAACACCGGTCAGCCTATACCCGTGCCCGCATTGAACGCTCCCTCTTAAACTGCGAACACCTGCACTGTGACCTCGCAGTTCAGGATTTGGTGGCGGCACTGCGCTCCGACCCATTCCTGGGGGAGAACTACCACCAGAAATTGATGACCTGCCTTTCTATGGTAGAAGGCAAGTATGCAGCCACTGAGCATTACCGGCGCTTCGTGCGGTTTCTGCAAGATGACCTGAGTGATACCCCTATGCCTGAAACGGTGGCATTGGCCCAACAGGTGAAAGCTGGCGAGCGGTTGTGCACCCGGAAGCCCGGGGATCCTCCACGAGGGGACACACCCCTGACCCACAACTGCCCCCTTACCAGCGATGGCCACTGTCCAGGCCAGTACGCTGCGCTGCTTCAGCTCGCCTGA
- a CDS encoding universal stress protein, whose protein sequence is MFRHIVVLADRHPASVHAARHAYELTRALGGRVTLLHVLEGNTSRDREAAEQHVKALSVGARRPPHEVILPLGNHDVRHKIATFAAQHQVDLIVIGLSGDGSLLDEALGRLGVSLTQVSGVPVHLAGCAGGFGAPRSSRWNQVAETASVRQKTL, encoded by the coding sequence ATGTTCCGGCATATTGTTGTTCTTGCTGACCGTCATCCCGCCAGTGTTCACGCGGCGCGGCATGCGTATGAATTGACCCGCGCGCTGGGTGGGCGCGTGACGCTTTTACACGTCCTTGAAGGCAATACGTCTCGTGACCGGGAGGCTGCCGAGCAACATGTAAAAGCGCTTTCTGTTGGAGCTCGCCGTCCCCCTCACGAGGTAATCCTTCCTCTCGGCAATCACGATGTTCGGCATAAAATCGCTACATTTGCCGCTCAACATCAAGTGGATCTGATCGTCATTGGACTCAGCGGTGATGGCAGCCTGCTTGACGAAGCGTTAGGGCGACTTGGGGTCAGCCTGACGCAAGTGAGTGGGGTTCCCGTTCACCTTGCAGGGTGTGCTGGCGGTTTCGGCGCGCCACGCTCGTCTCGTTGGAATCAGGTGGCAGAGACGGCTTCTGTCCGACAGAAAACGCTCTAG